Sequence from the Meleagris gallopavo isolate NT-WF06-2002-E0010 breed Aviagen turkey brand Nicholas breeding stock chromosome 1 unlocalized genomic scaffold, Turkey_5.1 Chr1_random_7180001852001, whole genome shotgun sequence genome:
GGCCAAGGTCGCCGCGAAGAAGCCGAAGAAGGCGGCGGGCGGCGCCAAAGCCCGCAAGCCGGCGGGCCCCAGCGTCACCGAGCTGATCACCAAGGCCGTGTCCGCCTCCAAGGAGCGCAAGGGGCTCTCTCTCGCCGCGCTCAAGAAGGCGCTGGCTGCCGGCGGCTACGACGTGGAGAAGAACAACAGCCGCATCAAGCTGGGGCTCAAGAGCCTCGTCAGCAAGGGCACCCTGGTGCAGACGAAGGGCACCGGCGCCTCCGGCTCGTTCCGCCTCAGCAAGAAGCCGGGAGAGGGCATGGAGAAGGCTCCCAGGAAGAGGACGACTGCAGCTAAAGCCAAGAAGGCAGTGGCCAAGAAACCTGCCAGCGCAGCCAAGAAGCCCAAGAAAGCAGTGGCAGTGAAGAAGAGCCCTAAGAAAGCCAAGAAGCCAGCGGCTGCCACCACGAAGAAGGCAGTAAAGAGCCCTAAGAAAGTTGCCAAGGCTTCCAAGCCCAAAAAGGCT
This genomic interval carries:
- the LOC104915397 gene encoding histone H1.11R: KVAAKKPKKAAGGAKARKPAGPSVTELITKAVSASKERKGLSLAALKKALAAGGYDVEKNNSRIKLGLKSLVSKGTLVQTKGTGASGSFRLSKKPGEGMEKAPRKRTTAAKAKKAVAKKPASAAKKPKKAVAVKKSPKKAKKPAAATTKKAVKSPKKVAKASKPKKAVAAKSPAKAKAVKPKAAKPKAAKPKTAKAKKAAPKKK